Proteins encoded together in one Impatiens glandulifera chromosome 1, dImpGla2.1, whole genome shotgun sequence window:
- the LOC124944618 gene encoding stress-response A/B barrel domain-containing protein HS1-like, with protein MELVKHILLAKFKESVSEDEIQQLIKGYANLVDLIEPMKAFHWGKDVSIENMHQGFTYVFESSFESTKGIEEYINHPAHVDFASIFLPSLDKALIIDYKPT; from the exons ATGGAATTAGTGAAGCACATTTTACTGGCTAAGTTCAAGGAAAGTGTCTCTGAAGATGAGATCCAACAACTTATCAAGGGCTATGCCAATCTTGTTGATCTAATTGAACCCATGAAGGCTTTCCACTG GGGGAAGGATGTGAGCATTGAGAACATGCATCAAGGATTCACCTATGTGTTTGAGTCAAGCTTTGAGAGCACGAAAGGGATTGAAGAGTACATTAATCATCCCGCACATGTTGACTTTGCCAGCATTTTCCTCCCTTCTCTCGACAAAGCACTCATCATTGACTACAAGCCCACCTAG